A single window of Leptolyngbya ohadii IS1 DNA harbors:
- a CDS encoding AAA-like domain-containing protein, with protein sequence MNAYTYQVGGSLPADASSYVTRQADGKFYQKLIEGEFCYVLNSRQMGKSSLRVRAEERLRAEGVACATIDITSIGTAGITPEQWYFGVIELLVNSFSLYDCFDSYEWWEENKLLSPVQKFSKFLKQILLQQVTQSIVIFVDEIDSVLSLPFNIDDFFAVIRDCYNNRADQPEFRRLTFALIGVATPSDLIRDKRRTPFNIGQAIELTGFSVQEAKPLLPGLASRAENPPALLCEIIHWTGGQPFLTQKVCQLVMKFASPIAAGTESESIANLLQSEVIDRWEAQDEPEHLKTIRNRILQSSTQRTGRLLGLYQQVLQQGGITADDTPEQMELRLSGLVVRREGKLQVYNPIYAAVFNLAWVSQALANLRPYAQTFSAWVDSGFTDKSRLLRGQALTDAQAWAKGKGLSELDDEFLRASIDEERRIEREANEILRQAQQRAEQEKWAAEQEKRSAEQARHKAEQEKRAADQARSKAEQEKQKANRAQQKAEQAKYKAEQERAAANRQTAIAERRKREADRNTKRAKLLNLIALILLILATLAAFGAFFDSRLNNAVAQSNGAVTQLLSKRPFAALEQALGAGQNLRNIRFFAWNQPQKQEQVTEAIQRATFNIAERNRFSHQFPLYRIGLSPDGRTIATGSTGGAISIQSIDGEFAQRWKVKHPNATINSIQFNPRFPQFATAADDGRIKLWNLKGEELPEFKQQEQSKEAIYSLSISPDGSLIASGGTDKVIRIWTNRGQLIRSINAGGTFLIYLAFSADGKQLLSAGDGNDVKLWNVADGSPVNWFAPEPASITAITQSPNGKWLAFARSDDTASDFSITLWNLECYQLTRQVCQSNPLRGHQGTVNRIRFSPDSRNLVSVSADGTAKLWNLDGSLLETFTGHQGAVTDVAYSPEGQRIITVGQDSNVIFWDFRGKQLKIIPAHQKTIRSSRFRFDNQRLITASEDGQVKIWDTAGNLINTLKGNQVPVYSVDINAQNFVVSGGADRTIQMWNPQGDKVRQFPMQGAVWSVRFSPDGQSIVSGDQTGAVQIQSVTDSSPPRAIAKHDTPIRSVRFSPADGNMVASASADGIIKLSNLKGDLIDTLVPTDEDGNLDAVNNINFSSDGTLIASASSGGRVRIWNIRTRKEIIKPLKASGLGLESVNFTPDGQLVVAGDRLGLLTFWNLDGKKLTTLHEHQQTIHSISFSSDGKTMLSTGADRSIFLWNLEQFHNWGLDESMRVGCDWMREARQSTSAVAKRLANQSTCRGF encoded by the coding sequence ATGAATGCTTACACCTATCAAGTAGGCGGTAGCTTACCCGCTGATGCCTCCAGCTATGTCACAAGGCAAGCAGACGGAAAATTCTATCAAAAGCTGATTGAAGGTGAGTTTTGCTATGTGCTGAATTCGCGGCAGATGGGCAAATCGAGTTTGCGGGTTCGTGCCGAAGAACGGCTCAGGGCAGAGGGGGTTGCCTGTGCCACGATCGATATTACCAGTATTGGCACAGCAGGCATTACGCCGGAGCAGTGGTACTTTGGTGTGATTGAGTTGCTGGTCAATAGTTTCAGTTTGTATGACTGCTTCGATTCCTATGAATGGTGGGAAGAAAACAAGCTGCTTTCCCCGGTGCAAAAATTCAGCAAATTCCTGAAGCAAATTCTGCTGCAACAGGTGACGCAGTCGATCGTGATTTTTGTAGACGAAATTGATAGCGTCCTGAGCTTGCCGTTTAACATCGATGACTTCTTTGCCGTCATTCGCGACTGCTACAACAACCGAGCCGATCAACCGGAATTTCGCCGTCTTACGTTTGCGCTCATCGGGGTGGCAACCCCTTCGGATCTAATTCGGGACAAACGGCGCACGCCCTTTAACATCGGACAGGCGATCGAACTTACGGGCTTTAGTGTCCAGGAAGCAAAACCGCTGTTACCCGGACTGGCATCCAGGGCAGAGAATCCACCTGCTCTATTGTGTGAAATTATTCACTGGACTGGGGGACAGCCGTTTTTGACGCAGAAGGTCTGTCAGCTTGTGATGAAATTCGCCTCCCCGATCGCTGCCGGAACCGAATCGGAATCGATCGCAAATTTGCTGCAAAGCGAAGTAATCGATCGCTGGGAAGCGCAGGACGAACCGGAGCATTTAAAAACGATTCGCAACCGCATTCTCCAAAGCAGTACGCAGCGAACCGGACGACTTTTGGGGCTGTATCAGCAGGTGTTGCAGCAGGGCGGTATTACAGCCGATGACACTCCAGAACAAATGGAACTGCGGCTGTCAGGATTGGTAGTGCGGCGAGAGGGAAAACTTCAGGTTTATAACCCAATTTATGCTGCGGTGTTCAATTTAGCCTGGGTAAGTCAGGCGCTTGCTAATTTGCGCCCCTATGCACAGACCTTCAGCGCCTGGGTGGATTCTGGCTTTACCGATAAGTCACGGCTTCTGCGAGGACAGGCACTTACCGACGCACAGGCTTGGGCAAAAGGGAAAGGGCTGAGTGAATTAGACGATGAATTCCTGCGAGCCAGCATCGACGAAGAGCGGCGAATCGAACGGGAAGCCAACGAGATTCTGCGACAGGCACAGCAGCGGGCAGAACAGGAAAAATGGGCGGCAGAACAGGAAAAACGATCCGCAGAACAAGCAAGACACAAAGCAGAACAGGAAAAACGGGCAGCAGACCAAGCCAGAAGTAAAGCAGAACAGGAGAAACAAAAGGCAAATCGCGCTCAGCAAAAAGCAGAGCAGGCAAAATACAAAGCAGAACAGGAAAGAGCCGCCGCCAATCGACAAACCGCAATCGCTGAAAGGCGAAAACGCGAAGCCGATCGCAACACCAAAAGAGCGAAGCTCCTGAACCTCATTGCATTGATTTTACTCATCCTGGCAACTTTAGCAGCGTTTGGAGCTTTCTTTGATAGCAGATTGAATAACGCAGTGGCTCAGAGTAACGGAGCAGTTACCCAACTGCTATCAAAACGTCCCTTTGCTGCCCTTGAACAGGCACTTGGCGCAGGGCAAAATCTCCGAAACATCCGCTTCTTTGCGTGGAACCAGCCTCAGAAGCAGGAACAGGTCACGGAAGCGATTCAAAGAGCTACTTTTAATATTGCGGAGCGTAACCGCTTTTCCCACCAATTCCCGCTGTACCGCATCGGCTTAAGTCCAGATGGACGAACGATCGCCACTGGCAGCACAGGCGGCGCAATTAGCATTCAGTCGATCGATGGGGAGTTTGCACAGCGATGGAAAGTAAAGCACCCTAACGCAACTATCAATAGCATTCAATTCAACCCCAGATTTCCCCAGTTCGCAACGGCGGCAGACGATGGCAGGATCAAACTTTGGAATTTGAAAGGGGAAGAACTTCCTGAATTTAAACAGCAGGAACAGAGCAAGGAAGCCATTTACAGCCTCAGCATCAGTCCAGATGGCTCCCTGATTGCATCCGGCGGCACAGATAAAGTTATCAGGATTTGGACAAACAGAGGTCAACTGATTCGATCGATCAACGCAGGCGGAACTTTTCTGATCTATCTTGCGTTCAGTGCGGACGGTAAGCAACTGCTTTCAGCCGGTGATGGAAACGATGTCAAGCTCTGGAATGTTGCAGACGGCAGCCCGGTCAATTGGTTTGCTCCAGAGCCAGCTTCAATTACCGCGATTACCCAGAGTCCTAATGGAAAATGGCTTGCTTTTGCGCGATCGGATGATACCGCATCAGATTTTTCAATCACGCTCTGGAATTTAGAGTGTTATCAGCTCACTCGTCAGGTCTGTCAGTCCAATCCGCTCAGAGGACACCAGGGAACGGTCAATCGCATCAGGTTTAGTCCGGACAGTCGGAATTTGGTTTCAGTCAGCGCCGATGGAACGGCAAAGCTCTGGAACTTGGATGGTAGCTTACTGGAGACCTTCACCGGACACCAGGGAGCTGTCACCGATGTTGCCTATAGCCCAGAGGGACAAAGGATTATTACTGTGGGACAGGATAGCAACGTCATTTTCTGGGACTTCAGGGGAAAACAATTAAAAATCATTCCAGCCCATCAGAAAACCATTCGCAGTTCTAGATTCAGGTTCGATAATCAACGCCTGATTACCGCCAGCGAAGACGGTCAGGTGAAGATCTGGGATACAGCAGGCAATTTGATTAACACCTTAAAAGGGAATCAAGTTCCAGTTTACAGCGTTGATATCAATGCCCAAAACTTTGTGGTGTCAGGGGGAGCCGACAGAACGATTCAGATGTGGAACCCTCAGGGTGATAAAGTTCGACAGTTCCCCATGCAAGGTGCCGTCTGGAGCGTTCGTTTTAGCCCGGATGGTCAGTCGATCGTCTCTGGAGATCAAACCGGAGCGGTGCAAATTCAGAGCGTCACAGATTCATCACCGCCTAGAGCGATCGCCAAGCATGATACGCCCATTCGCAGCGTTCGCTTCAGTCCAGCAGATGGTAATATGGTCGCCTCTGCCAGTGCCGACGGCATCATTAAGCTAAGCAATCTCAAGGGAGACTTGATCGACACGCTTGTTCCCACAGACGAAGATGGCAACCTGGATGCAGTAAACAACATCAACTTCAGCTCCGACGGAACGCTAATTGCGTCGGCTTCCAGCGGTGGCAGAGTGAGAATCTGGAATATTAGAACGAGGAAAGAAATTATTAAACCCCTGAAAGCTTCTGGATTAGGGCTGGAAAGCGTCAACTTTACGCCCGATGGTCAGCTTGTTGTAGCAGGCGATCGCTTAGGATTACTTACCTTCTGGAATCTGGACGGCAAAAAGCTCACTACCCTGCACGAACATCAGCAAACGATTCACAGTATCAGCTTCAGCTCCGACGGAAAAACAATGTTGTCTACCGGGGCAGACCGTTCCATTTTTCTGTGGAACCTGGAGCAGTTTCACAACTGGGGTTTGGATGAATCTATGCGAGTCGGCTGTGACTGGATGCGGGAAGCACGGCAATCCACTTCAGCCGTTGCCAAAAGGCTAGCCAATCAATCCACCTGTCGAGGTTTTTGA
- a CDS encoding VMAP-C domain-containing protein has protein sequence MDEAKLDARSSQGLVNRAEAVDQQFGDRQEIDTQGGDAAGRDIHKSTIINIIVPSGENGSSHQVIQELLRILGQSDSAESVGKAYRSSLPPDSQVWRPRIDNSRTDHSRTDHSEKMVAQIQEFGKLSEFVGRLVQDQSLPQSSREQLEKLMPQGNLPDPVQTIQEPQPYLLVVLDPDPGTDRFFANAWLVPDDTVQDPLTRFVQLDLAEDQKGKSCSLDQISEVIGKFLIQSEDYLIDRGNDNHPTIEVFLPRDYLTTKVEFWEILDAVDGTPLPIGTMYSVLVRSYERIQRKYLRLYRKQWRTHWDRVKQNLAVIPSCEMFEPLDRLETCNERTLTASLQTKLGLKLTCSPTAKHKEFFTSILKAAVPIAIWSRSSLPDLATEIDLLLTSGSLMQLIDRIRQKRQEAPSDCEHHLGHHLTILWEDIDRLPPIAELQQPGQ, from the coding sequence ATGGATGAAGCAAAACTGGACGCGCGATCGTCTCAAGGATTAGTGAATCGTGCCGAAGCAGTCGATCAGCAGTTTGGCGATCGGCAGGAGATTGACACGCAGGGCGGCGATGCGGCAGGGCGAGACATTCATAAGTCTACGATCATTAATATCATTGTGCCGAGCGGGGAGAACGGCTCCTCTCACCAGGTGATTCAGGAACTTCTGCGAATTTTGGGACAGTCGGACAGTGCCGAAAGTGTGGGTAAAGCCTACCGCAGTTCACTGCCGCCCGATTCTCAGGTTTGGCGTCCCAGGATAGACAATTCCAGGACAGATCATTCCAGGACAGATCATTCCGAGAAAATGGTGGCGCAGATTCAGGAGTTTGGCAAACTGTCGGAGTTTGTCGGACGGCTGGTGCAGGATCAAAGCTTGCCCCAGTCCAGTCGTGAGCAGCTAGAAAAGCTGATGCCCCAGGGTAATCTGCCTGATCCCGTACAGACGATTCAGGAACCTCAGCCCTATTTGCTGGTTGTCCTCGATCCCGATCCGGGAACCGATCGCTTTTTTGCGAATGCCTGGCTCGTTCCAGATGACACCGTTCAAGATCCGCTGACCCGCTTTGTGCAGCTTGATCTGGCAGAAGATCAGAAGGGAAAATCCTGTTCGCTGGATCAAATCTCAGAGGTGATCGGGAAATTTCTGATCCAGAGCGAGGACTATTTAATCGATCGAGGGAATGACAACCATCCGACGATCGAGGTGTTCCTGCCGCGCGATTACTTAACCACGAAGGTTGAGTTCTGGGAAATTCTTGACGCAGTGGATGGTACGCCACTTCCGATTGGCACCATGTATTCCGTCCTGGTTCGATCGTATGAACGCATCCAGCGTAAGTATTTGCGGCTATATCGCAAGCAGTGGCGGACTCACTGGGATCGCGTAAAGCAAAACCTTGCCGTCATTCCAAGCTGTGAAATGTTTGAACCCCTTGATCGGCTGGAAACCTGTAACGAGAGAACGCTCACCGCTAGCCTACAAACAAAACTGGGGTTAAAGTTAACCTGCTCACCCACGGCAAAACACAAAGAATTCTTCACCTCAATTCTCAAAGCAGCCGTCCCGATCGCCATCTGGTCTCGCAGCAGCCTTCCTGACCTGGCAACTGAAATCGATCTGTTGCTGACCAGCGGTTCATTGATGCAGCTAATCGATCGCATTCGGCAAAAACGTCAGGAGGCTCCTAGCGACTGTGAGCATCATCTCGGACACCATCTCACGATCTTATGGGAAGATATCGATCGATTGCCCCCCATTGCAGAGTTGCAGCAGCCAGGACAATAG
- a CDS encoding AAA family ATPase, whose protein sequence is MDSGNDWRIFQGTGQPHDGIDLLPAPPSWRQFGHTAKIPEESFIDARYYDATRTTLRGQSFRIAADQSDLVNVVNAALYLRRPLLITGKPGTGKTSLAYAVAHELKLGPVLLWSITARSTRV, encoded by the coding sequence ATGGATTCTGGAAACGATTGGCGGATATTTCAGGGAACGGGGCAACCCCACGACGGCATTGATCTATTGCCTGCTCCTCCAAGCTGGCGGCAGTTTGGTCATACGGCTAAAATTCCTGAGGAATCGTTTATTGATGCCCGCTACTATGACGCAACCCGAACAACGCTGCGGGGACAATCTTTTCGCATTGCTGCGGATCAGTCCGATCTGGTGAACGTGGTAAACGCTGCTCTCTATCTGAGGCGACCGCTGCTGATTACGGGCAAACCGGGAACCGGGAAAACTTCGCTGGCGTATGCCGTTGCCCATGAGTTGAAGCTGGGTCCGGTGTTGCTCTGGTCAATTACGGCACGATCGACGCGTGTCTGA
- a CDS encoding CHAT domain-containing protein — MTEPIKILLLAANPKDTQPLRLGEEIREIEAALRQANYRDRFELIPKFAVRVNDLRDEMLHVSPQIVHFSGHGAGESGLVLEDDTGKQSLVGTEALARWFKLFADTVECVLLNACYSEVQAEAINQHIRYVIGMNQAIGDRAAIEFAKGFYTALGAGRAIEAAFEIGCASLDLRSIPESSKPQLKIKPDSDAEWVSRKLTVEPEPNAKSEPSATPNSQTPVVQPKSQPKSDRSDVTNRPITNAQNSQGFINNARSVTQHFGNQTTINTGGGDYAGRDLYQGDRSPDSDTRRSCRN, encoded by the coding sequence GTGACAGAACCGATTAAAATTCTGCTGCTTGCTGCCAATCCAAAGGACACTCAACCGCTACGTTTGGGAGAAGAAATCCGGGAAATCGAGGCTGCACTGAGACAGGCAAATTATCGCGATCGTTTTGAGCTAATTCCTAAGTTCGCGGTGCGGGTTAACGATTTGCGGGATGAAATGCTGCATGTTTCGCCGCAGATTGTGCATTTTTCGGGGCATGGTGCGGGCGAGTCAGGTCTGGTGCTGGAGGATGACACGGGCAAGCAATCGCTGGTGGGCACGGAGGCTCTGGCCCGCTGGTTTAAGCTGTTTGCGGATACGGTGGAGTGCGTGCTGCTGAATGCCTGCTACTCGGAGGTTCAGGCTGAGGCAATTAATCAACACATTCGCTATGTGATTGGCATGAATCAGGCGATCGGCGATCGAGCTGCGATCGAATTTGCCAAAGGATTTTATACTGCATTGGGAGCGGGGCGAGCGATCGAGGCTGCGTTTGAAATCGGCTGTGCTTCGCTGGATCTGAGAAGTATTCCAGAGTCTTCTAAGCCGCAGCTAAAGATCAAGCCCGACAGCGATGCAGAATGGGTGAGCCGAAAGCTGACGGTGGAGCCTGAACCAAACGCCAAGTCTGAACCATCCGCGACCCCAAATTCTCAAACTCCAGTCGTTCAGCCCAAATCCCAACCAAAGAGCGATCGTTCTGATGTCACCAATCGTCCTATCACCAATGCCCAAAATTCCCAGGGCTTTATTAATAATGCCAGGTCGGTCACGCAGCACTTTGGCAACCAAACAACGATTAACACGGGGGGCGGTGACTATGCCGGGCGGGATTTGTATCAGGGCGATCGCTCCCCTGATTCAGACACGCGTCGATCGTGCCGTAATTGA
- a CDS encoding AAA-like domain-containing protein, which produces MAALSPTYSYQVGGSLPGDAPTYVHRQADADLYAGLKAGEFCYVLSSRQVGKSSLRVQTMQRLQEEGVACVSIDITSIGTGDITPEQWYAGMIDSIASSLDLDEQFDLEVWWNSLSLLSHVQRFSRFIEEVLLKLVPDSIVIFIDEIDSILGLPFNVDDFFVVIRDCYNNRADKPDYRRITFTLLGVASPANLIQDKRRTPFNIGRGIALTSFQFAESQPLLPGLTAKTSSPEELLRQILHWTGGQPFLTQKLCKLVSTADSQIPAGQEAEWLQQLVQTQIIDHWASQDEPSHLRTVQDRLLLYSGGKVGLLLDLYQQVLRPEGLLADGSTEQLDLQLTGLVIRRGDALEVYNPIYAAVFNQEWLDREFAVLCPYSKPLKAWVESGDQDESRLLRGKALEDAQTWIKGKKLDTDDYRFLAASEELKQREMQKDFEAEQNRKALEAEKQANQLLADAARKAQRRIRFGNIVLASTTVLSLILFFIAWQYSKQARQSDTRAFAALSQGAFVSNQGLDALVEALQAVQKLKNLPTTDRSSQDVVRSALGQAVYNLGEFNRLKGHTARIMAVSVNGEGLIASAGADKTIRLWQPDGRLIRVFDDPQQQHQDTILSLVFSPDGKTLISGSADNTIRLWNLDGSLRKTLTGSDASVKSLSISPDGKTLVSGETNSSETGGKVRLWDVEQQNPTSQIIFPMSQNSSGGGTNVAVVRFSPDGRTIAAGGNDGKIRFFTADGKFLGEINNELSVNEIRFSETHPVIAVGDIFGHIKLWDISTISPQGSNAAQNAGRDRTEDSRRIPYLALVDVENAHKGAIRSIQFSQDGKTLISAGEDYRIRLWRIRPNQDRKLAGVSSRLQAFDIVPMKILQGHTSVVSDLSIGSDRQRLISGSWDKTVRLWTLSGSPIDAMWGRSLLWTGQYSPNGQQFAAAGGEYPKSSIFLWDDQGNLKDELKGHRNTVFSLSFSSNNQKLVSASADSTVRLWNLSDGSSQILCLERQNCPEPNKGQAYLAARFSPNGQIIAAGDINGWVRLWNGDGSFRSEIHAHPSGRVWGIAFSPDNRVLATASTDGTVKLWAIEGKKVKPDPLATLPQQAPAQVVEVLSVVFSPDGELLATGSEDGSVRVWQWKDQQDQPIATLTGHRQSIWRVQFSPNGQLLASVSEDGTIKLWNVDRASLEKLSQRSNSSSQEEQDFSLRTLLGHTDQVKDISFNPDGKTIASTSFDETVKVWNIGEILSFDDLAKRGCKQIQDYRSANLQLNQEQPFCE; this is translated from the coding sequence ATGGCAGCTCTTTCTCCGACCTATAGCTATCAAGTTGGCGGCAGTTTGCCCGGTGATGCACCCACCTACGTTCATCGACAGGCAGACGCCGATTTGTATGCAGGGTTAAAGGCGGGAGAGTTTTGCTATGTTCTCTCATCGCGGCAGGTGGGAAAATCCAGCTTGCGGGTGCAAACCATGCAGCGATTGCAGGAGGAAGGCGTTGCCTGTGTGTCGATCGACATTACCAGCATTGGCACCGGAGACATTACCCCAGAGCAGTGGTATGCAGGCATGATCGACAGTATTGCCAGTAGCCTGGATCTCGATGAGCAGTTTGATTTAGAAGTCTGGTGGAATAGTCTTAGCCTTCTGTCGCACGTTCAGCGATTTAGCCGCTTCATTGAAGAGGTGCTGCTTAAACTTGTTCCTGACTCGATCGTCATTTTCATCGACGAAATTGATAGCATCTTAGGTCTGCCTTTTAATGTCGATGATTTCTTTGTGGTAATTCGGGACTGCTATAACAACCGTGCCGACAAACCCGACTATCGCCGCATTACCTTTACGCTGCTGGGTGTTGCCAGCCCTGCGAACCTGATTCAAGATAAACGTCGCACCCCCTTTAATATTGGTCGTGGGATTGCGCTCACCAGTTTTCAGTTTGCAGAAAGCCAACCTCTTCTTCCCGGTCTGACGGCTAAAACCAGTTCTCCTGAGGAGCTGCTGCGACAAATTCTCCATTGGACGGGCGGACAGCCATTTCTCACCCAGAAGCTCTGCAAGCTGGTCAGCACAGCTGATTCGCAAATTCCAGCCGGGCAGGAAGCCGAATGGTTACAGCAGCTTGTACAAACCCAGATCATTGACCACTGGGCATCGCAGGACGAACCCTCCCACCTCAGAACGGTTCAGGATCGGCTGTTGCTCTATAGCGGCGGGAAAGTGGGGCTGCTGCTCGACCTCTATCAGCAGGTACTCCGCCCTGAAGGACTTCTAGCAGACGGCAGCACCGAACAGCTCGATCTCCAGCTCACGGGTTTAGTGATTCGACGTGGGGATGCGCTAGAGGTCTATAACCCCATCTACGCCGCCGTTTTTAATCAGGAGTGGCTCGATCGCGAATTTGCCGTTCTGTGCCCCTACAGCAAACCCTTGAAAGCCTGGGTAGAGTCCGGCGATCAGGATGAATCCCGTCTCCTGCGGGGGAAGGCGTTAGAGGATGCTCAGACCTGGATTAAGGGCAAGAAGCTAGACACCGACGATTATCGTTTCCTGGCTGCCAGTGAGGAACTGAAACAGCGGGAAATGCAAAAGGACTTTGAAGCGGAACAGAACCGTAAGGCACTGGAAGCCGAAAAGCAAGCCAACCAGCTCCTGGCAGATGCAGCCCGAAAAGCGCAGCGTCGAATCAGATTCGGAAATATTGTCCTGGCTTCAACAACGGTTCTTTCATTAATTTTATTTTTCATCGCATGGCAATACTCAAAGCAGGCAAGGCAAAGCGATACTCGTGCCTTTGCAGCCCTTTCGCAGGGTGCCTTTGTTTCTAATCAGGGGTTAGATGCCCTGGTTGAAGCCCTACAAGCCGTCCAAAAGCTCAAGAACCTTCCCACAACCGATCGCAGTAGTCAGGATGTGGTGCGATCGGCGTTAGGGCAGGCAGTCTATAACCTGGGGGAGTTTAACCGCCTGAAAGGGCATACCGCCAGAATCATGGCTGTAAGTGTCAATGGAGAGGGACTGATTGCTTCAGCCGGGGCAGATAAAACGATTCGACTCTGGCAACCGGATGGCAGGTTAATCCGAGTCTTCGATGATCCACAGCAGCAACATCAGGATACGATCCTGAGTCTTGTCTTCAGTCCCGATGGCAAAACCCTTATTTCCGGCAGTGCGGACAACACCATTAGACTCTGGAATCTCGATGGCAGTCTGCGGAAAACGTTAACGGGTAGCGACGCCAGCGTGAAAAGCCTTAGCATCAGCCCGGATGGCAAAACCCTGGTTTCGGGCGAGACCAATAGCAGTGAAACCGGGGGCAAGGTGCGGCTGTGGGATGTAGAGCAGCAAAACCCAACCTCTCAAATTATTTTTCCAATGTCTCAAAACTCGTCAGGAGGTGGAACCAATGTGGCAGTGGTTCGGTTTAGCCCTGACGGTAGAACGATCGCCGCAGGGGGAAACGATGGAAAAATTCGCTTCTTCACTGCCGATGGGAAGTTTTTAGGAGAAATTAATAATGAACTGTCCGTCAACGAAATTCGCTTCAGTGAAACCCATCCTGTGATTGCAGTCGGTGATATCTTTGGTCACATCAAGCTATGGGATATCAGTACAATCTCTCCCCAAGGAAGCAATGCAGCGCAGAATGCTGGTAGAGACAGAACGGAAGATAGCCGCAGAATTCCCTATTTAGCGCTGGTTGACGTAGAGAATGCCCATAAGGGTGCCATTCGATCGATTCAGTTTAGCCAAGACGGAAAAACTCTAATCTCAGCCGGAGAAGACTATCGCATCAGGCTGTGGCGTATCCGCCCTAATCAGGACAGAAAGCTGGCAGGCGTCAGTTCTCGGCTTCAGGCGTTTGATATCGTTCCGATGAAAATTTTGCAAGGTCATACCAGCGTCGTTTCAGACCTCAGTATCGGCTCCGATCGCCAAAGGCTGATTTCAGGAAGCTGGGACAAAACGGTGAGACTCTGGACGCTTAGCGGTAGCCCGATCGATGCGATGTGGGGACGGTCTCTGCTCTGGACGGGGCAATATAGTCCTAATGGACAACAGTTTGCAGCCGCAGGCGGTGAGTATCCTAAAAGCTCAATCTTTTTATGGGATGACCAGGGCAACCTGAAGGATGAACTGAAAGGACATCGCAATACAGTCTTTTCCCTCAGCTTTAGTTCAAACAATCAAAAACTGGTCTCCGCTAGCGCCGATTCTACCGTCAGGTTATGGAACCTCAGCGACGGCAGCAGCCAGATATTATGTCTTGAGCGGCAGAATTGCCCTGAACCCAATAAAGGACAAGCCTATTTAGCAGCCCGGTTTAGCCCAAATGGACAAATCATTGCGGCAGGCGATATTAATGGTTGGGTGCGGCTCTGGAATGGGGATGGCTCGTTTCGTTCCGAGATTCACGCCCATCCTTCAGGTCGAGTCTGGGGCATTGCGTTCAGCCCTGATAATCGAGTGTTGGCAACGGCGAGTACGGACGGAACTGTGAAGCTCTGGGCGATCGAAGGTAAGAAAGTTAAGCCTGATCCGCTGGCAACGCTTCCGCAACAGGCACCCGCTCAGGTTGTAGAAGTGTTGAGTGTGGTGTTCAGTCCGGATGGGGAACTGCTGGCAACGGGAAGTGAGGATGGCAGCGTTCGAGTATGGCAATGGAAAGATCAGCAGGATCAGCCGATCGCAACACTCACAGGACATCGGCAGTCGATTTGGCGAGTTCAGTTTAGCCCTAACGGTCAATTGCTCGCTTCGGTTAGCGAAGACGGCACAATAAAGCTGTGGAACGTTGATCGAGCTTCACTGGAAAAGTTATCTCAGCGATCAAACAGCAGTAGCCAAGAAGAGCAAGACTTCAGCCTCCGAACTTTATTAGGACATACCGATCAGGTCAAGGATATTAGCTTCAATCCGGATGGCAAAACGATCGCCTCTACCAGCTTTGACGAAACCGTAAAGGTTTGGAATATCGGTGAAATATTGAGTTTTGATGACCTGGCGAAGCGGGGATGCAAACAGATTCAGGACTATCGCAGCGCTAATCTCCAACTCAATCAGGAACAGCCATTTTGCGAATAG